In one window of Vallitalea okinawensis DNA:
- a CDS encoding flagellar hook assembly protein FlgD, which yields MSDNTSYVDVTNNNGIIETSNNQSTIYQTTSEPVGGDLGKNAFLELLVTQMQYQDPFNPMEDTDYLAQLAQFSSLEQMENLNTQFSQYNGNAMIGKYGYAAYMNPNTSETEYIQGVIEGTFYQNGETYVVIDQKEVPLESVSAVEYAIVAEELAKIQQLQAGNAFSLIGKYAVGEKYVESEDGETTETVEEVKGIVEQVTLEDGRFYLSIGEDKIDLSNVKEVLSEAPAETPESGDGDA from the coding sequence ATGTCAGATAATACAAGTTATGTAGATGTTACGAATAATAATGGAATTATAGAGACTTCAAATAACCAGAGCACGATCTATCAAACAACTTCTGAACCCGTTGGTGGTGATCTTGGAAAGAATGCTTTTCTAGAGCTTTTGGTTACTCAAATGCAATATCAGGACCCATTTAATCCTATGGAAGACACAGATTATTTAGCTCAATTAGCTCAGTTTTCATCCTTAGAGCAAATGGAGAATCTTAATACACAATTTAGTCAATACAATGGTAATGCCATGATTGGTAAGTATGGTTATGCTGCTTATATGAATCCTAATACCAGTGAAACAGAGTATATTCAAGGCGTTATAGAAGGTACCTTCTATCAAAATGGTGAAACCTATGTGGTTATTGACCAAAAGGAGGTTCCATTAGAATCTGTGAGCGCGGTTGAATATGCAATAGTTGCGGAAGAACTTGCTAAGATCCAGCAACTTCAGGCAGGAAATGCTTTTTCTCTTATTGGTAAGTATGCTGTTGGGGAGAAGTATGTTGAATCTGAAGATGGTGAAACAACTGAAACGGTTGAAGAAGTTAAAGGTATTGTTGAACAGGTAACTTTAGAAGATGGTAGATTTTATTTGTCCATTGGTGAAGATAAGATTGACTTATCAAATGTAAAAGAAGTACTCAGTGAAGCGCCAGCTGAAACACCTGAGTCAGGTGACGGTGATGCTTAA
- a CDS encoding flagellar hook protein FlgE has product MMRSMYAGVSGLRVHQTQMDVIGNNIANVNTVGFKSERATFSDMYYQTLQGASASNPETESGGTNPMQIGLGVSINSIDTLMTEGAAQRTDNPLDVKIEGDGFFVVGDASGTYFTRAGVFQVDSAGYLTTPDGMTLQGWPVDEDGKIVQGQVDPLQIYSPDQAYSEPVGTTKATVYGNIEENDERLDSGNTTGYVFTTSFYDEMGYKYTMEYSLAKESSGPGSNPGEVSLNLEKLKDSDGNIIVDFENSPPASIQMMQGVNSLGTDTVIFFDTTTGKFSGIGDDSATVTDSISIANLDVVKDSLPNDLIIDFSSMTMYAGQSNVESSRGDSQGFGAGREAGTLSSFTIGADGIVTGKYSNGETKSLGQIAIATFSNPAGLQKVGSNLFEATPNSGDFDGIGDDITSTGGALTSGVLEMSNVDLSKEFTDMIVTQRGYQANSRIITVSDEMLQELVGLVR; this is encoded by the coding sequence ATGATGCGTTCCATGTATGCTGGTGTATCGGGTTTACGTGTTCATCAGACTCAAATGGATGTTATAGGTAATAACATTGCCAATGTTAATACTGTTGGTTTCAAATCTGAAAGAGCTACCTTTAGTGATATGTACTATCAAACATTGCAAGGGGCTTCAGCATCAAACCCTGAAACAGAATCTGGTGGTACAAACCCCATGCAAATAGGTTTAGGAGTAAGTATTAACTCCATTGATACTTTGATGACAGAGGGAGCAGCACAACGTACCGATAACCCACTTGATGTGAAGATTGAAGGCGATGGGTTCTTTGTGGTAGGCGATGCTTCAGGTACATATTTTACAAGAGCTGGGGTTTTTCAAGTGGACTCTGCTGGCTATTTAACGACACCAGATGGGATGACCTTACAAGGATGGCCAGTTGATGAAGATGGAAAAATTGTTCAAGGTCAAGTAGATCCTTTGCAGATTTATTCGCCTGATCAAGCTTATTCTGAACCTGTTGGTACGACTAAGGCAACAGTATATGGTAATATTGAAGAGAATGATGAAAGGTTAGATTCTGGTAACACAACTGGATATGTTTTTACTACAAGTTTTTACGATGAGATGGGCTATAAATATACTATGGAATATTCATTAGCTAAAGAATCGTCTGGTCCAGGATCAAATCCAGGTGAGGTGAGCTTAAATTTAGAAAAACTTAAGGATTCTGATGGTAATATTATTGTAGATTTTGAAAATTCACCACCAGCAAGTATTCAAATGATGCAAGGAGTTAATAGTTTAGGCACTGATACTGTGATCTTCTTCGACACAACTACAGGTAAATTCAGTGGTATTGGTGATGACTCTGCAACAGTAACAGATTCTATTTCTATTGCAAATTTAGATGTTGTTAAGGATTCTCTTCCTAATGATTTGATAATTGACTTTAGCAGTATGACAATGTATGCTGGACAGAGCAATGTTGAGTCTAGTAGAGGGGATTCACAAGGTTTTGGAGCAGGTCGCGAAGCAGGTACTTTATCTAGTTTTACCATTGGAGCAGATGGAATTGTAACTGGTAAATATAGTAATGGTGAAACAAAAAGCTTGGGGCAAATAGCTATTGCTACGTTTAGTAACCCTGCTGGTTTACAAAAAGTAGGTAGCAACCTCTTTGAAGCTACACCTAACTCAGGTGATTTTGATGGCATTGGGGATGATATTACTTCTACTGGCGGTGCTTTAACATCTGGGGTTCTTGAAATGTCAAACGTAGACCTTTCTAAAGAGTTTACAGATATGATCGTAACTCAAAGAGGTTATCAAGCCAATTCACGTATCATCACTGTTTCCGATGAAATGCTACAAGAGCTAGTAGGTCTTGTACGATAA
- a CDS encoding TIGR02530 family flagellar biosynthesis protein codes for MLSKDMLVIQNRINNNNVNDIAKKSQRPNSFKAQATFDQVLSQQLLKKEELTFTKHASMRLNARDINFSDEQLTRINEGVKEAEKKGIKDSLVLIDDVALVVNVKNKTVITAVKKEQQNQIFSKIDGAILI; via the coding sequence ATGTTAAGTAAAGACATGTTGGTTATACAAAATCGGATTAATAATAACAACGTTAATGACATAGCAAAAAAATCTCAACGTCCCAACAGTTTTAAAGCACAAGCAACATTTGATCAAGTACTATCCCAGCAATTATTAAAAAAAGAGGAGTTAACATTTACTAAGCATGCGTCAATGCGTTTAAATGCTAGAGATATTAATTTCTCAGATGAACAATTGACTCGTATTAATGAAGGTGTTAAAGAAGCTGAAAAGAAGGGAATAAAGGATTCCTTAGTTTTAATTGATGATGTAGCTTTAGTTGTTAACGTAAAGAATAAGACAGTCATTACAGCTGTCAAGAAAGAACAACAGAATCAAATATTTTCTAAAATTGATGGTGCAATTTTAATATAG
- a CDS encoding motility protein A, whose amino-acid sequence MDLATIIGVVSGIVFIVISILLKGQLTTFFDAASIMITIGGTAAAMLISYPLTKFLNGLKVIRHAFHQDTVEEPDIINMIIDLANVARKEGLLALEEKAVELEDEFVKKGILLIVDGTEAELVRNVLETELVFIESRHKKNQKFWEDVATFGPAWGMIGTLIGLVNMLQQLEDPASVGPNMSVALLTTLYGSLLANFVANPIAAKLAERSDSEIATKELLIEGLLSILAGENPRIIEEKLKAFLAPSVRESIGAQEDAGEEVGA is encoded by the coding sequence TTGGATTTAGCTACTATTATTGGAGTTGTATCGGGAATTGTTTTTATTGTCATTTCTATACTTTTAAAAGGGCAGTTAACGACATTCTTTGATGCGGCATCCATCATGATTACAATTGGTGGTACAGCAGCAGCGATGCTTATTTCCTACCCATTGACAAAGTTTCTGAATGGTCTTAAGGTTATTCGACATGCGTTTCATCAGGATACTGTTGAGGAACCAGACATTATTAACATGATTATTGATCTTGCCAATGTTGCAAGAAAAGAAGGGCTTTTAGCTCTTGAAGAAAAAGCTGTAGAATTAGAAGATGAGTTTGTCAAAAAAGGAATTCTTCTGATTGTTGATGGTACGGAAGCGGAGCTTGTGCGTAATGTACTTGAGACAGAATTGGTTTTTATTGAATCAAGACATAAGAAAAATCAAAAATTTTGGGAAGACGTAGCAACTTTTGGACCCGCATGGGGGATGATAGGTACCCTCATTGGTTTGGTTAATATGCTTCAGCAGTTAGAAGATCCAGCTTCAGTTGGACCGAACATGTCTGTAGCACTTTTAACCACATTGTACGGTTCCCTATTAGCAAACTTTGTTGCAAATCCTATTGCTGCTAAGCTTGCTGAACGTAGTGATTCTGAAATAGCTACTAAAGAATTACTCATTGAAGGGTTGTTATCTATATTAGCTGGTGAGAACCCAAGAATTATTGAAGAAAAGCTCAAAGCTTTCTTAGCTCCATCAGTTCGAGAATCTATTGGTGCTCAAGAGGATGCTGGTGAGGAAGTAGGTGCTTAG
- a CDS encoding flagellar FlbD family protein: protein MIYVTLLGGRRILLNEKLIETIEETPDTVVKTTTGKKYIVMEKVDQLYDMINHHG from the coding sequence ATGATCTATGTGACATTATTAGGTGGACGAAGAATTTTACTCAATGAAAAGCTTATAGAAACCATTGAAGAAACACCCGATACAGTCGTTAAGACTACAACAGGTAAAAAATATATTGTCATGGAGAAGGTTGATCAGCTTTATGACATGATTAATCATCATGGTTAG